The following is a genomic window from Chryseobacterium sp. StRB126.
ACTATTTCAGGCTCTTTCATCAGAGATTCTAATGGGAATTTCAGAACGATTCCCTATGAAGATGTTAAAATATCTTATGCTAATGACGAATTTACGGTAATAGATCCTAAAGGGATTGTTTATACATTAGGATGGGGGAATATGAACAAAAGTGTTTCTTATAACGTTATCTCTTCAGAAGTATACTTTTCATCCTTTGTGCTAAAAAAGATTAAGTTTCCTAATAATGAAGAAGTTTCTTTTACCTATGGAAAAAGCATGTCTTATAGTCATATGACGCATTCTTTTTCGGATATTTATGTGGATCCTTCCAATACTATTGCCTGCCCCGGTACGGCTAAAAAGATAAATAATAAAACAAAAAACACCTATACCGAGGCTTTACTTACTGAGGTTAGTCATGACGGGGAGAAAGTGAATTTGAATTATACCAACACTATTCAGGGAATCCAGGGAAGAAAGGATTTGGATGGAACTGTAAATACTTTTGCTTTAAGTGGACTTACAGCAACTTATCAGGGTAAAGAAGTGAAAAAAATGACCTTGGAGCATGATTATTTTGTTTCTTCAGGGACTGAAGACTCTTATAAAAAGTATAGGCTGAAGCTCAATAAAATAAAAAATATGCTGGATAATACAGAGCATTCTTTTGAGTACAATGAAGCATATTTGCCTTATTTATCAAGTACCTCGCAGGATCTTTGGGGATATTGTAATGGTTATTATGGTATTCCTATTGATGGAAATAATAGTCAGAAACTTATTCCTAACCTGAAGTATGTTAATAAAGATTATACAGAAGGTGGAAACAGGGATGTGAATGATAATGCTTCACAGGCTTATATTCTGAAGAAAATCGTATATCCTACCAAGGGATCTTCCTCATTTACCTATGAGAATAACACAATATGGGAAACTCTATTGATTTCCAGAGAAGAATCATTTGCGTTAGGAAAAGCAAGTGGAAGAGTAGAAACATATGGAGATGGTGTTGATGCGGAGTCCCCTGAATTTTATATGAATGATGCCAGCAATCCATCTTATCATGTTGCCTGGACAAATGGCTGTGATAATGCTTCCGGACAGATTGGTACAACTGACGCTCATGGCTGGTTTGAAGAATATAACCCTGTTACCGGTTGGCAGACTGTAAAATTATTTGCAAAAACGATCGCTCCATTTATTGTAACTCCCAGTATGCACAATAAGGATTACAAAAAGCGTGTAAGGGTCAATGTAATAAGTGGAAACAGTCCTTGTGCGGCTAGTATTAATGCTTATGTTACAAAAACTGTTACTTCCGAGCCAAAAAGTAATGTCCTTGTAGGAGGGCTCAGAATCAAAGCCATTGATGATTTTGATGGGCAAACTAACTATACCAAAAGGACATTTGATTATAGCAAACCGGATGATCCGGATCATCAGACTTCAGGAAGGCTTGCCTCCCCGCTGGAGTTTTTAAAACGTCATTATAGTGTAGGCCACCCATCCGGTGTATATGTGGATGATATATGTGAAAACTATGTACTAACTGCAGATCAGGCAGCAAGTTCTGGATTATCAGGAAAGGATGTTGTTGCGTATTCTTATGTAACGGAAAATACTTTAGGAAAAGGGAAAAAGGTATATCAGTTTCCATCTCACGACTTCCATCTGAATATTACCCAAGTGAATGCAGGCTGGAACCCTTATTTGTTTTTGGATAAAAATCTGCAAAGCGAAAAGTCTTATTCAGTAACCGGAGAACTTCTTCAGGAAAAAAAATATGAATATGAACTTAATCAGATGAAAAATGCGTTGTCTACAGATCAGCCACAGGGAGTGGGTAATGCTCTTGCCCTATCCACATCATTTTCTTTTTATGAGTTGAATAATAATACGATGCAAAGACAGGTTAAGGTACGTGTTAATAATTCTTATAATATACAATCCGGTAAATGGCTATTGACTAAATCAACAGATAAAAATTACCTGAATGGGATATTGACTTCGGAGACGGTCAATTCCTACTCTTTGAGTGATATTAATAAACCTATCAATCTGATGAAAAGTGAAACCCGTTTCTTTGATGGTTCGGCTTCAGAAATATCATATCAGTATGCTCATGAGAAAAATAATCAAAAGTTGATCAATGCTAATATAATAGCAACTCCGCTGGAAAGCTCCTCAATCCAAAAAAGAAATGTAAGTGACCCTTCTGGAACAACGATTTCAAAAACAGAAACCAAGTATGATGATCCTGCTAACCTGCTTCCAACTTCAGTATTATCCTTTGATCTCCAGAATTCTCAGGCAGCGACCACGGAAGTTACTTACGATAAGTATGATGCTAAAGGAAATCTACAGCAGTATACTACTAAAGAAGGTATTCCAACAGTTATTATTTGGGGATATGAGAGTATACTTCCTATAGCCAAAATAGTGGGTGCCAAACTCTCAGATATTAATCAGTCATTCATAGATAGTATTGTTATCGCATCTCAAACAGATGGATCGCAAGGTACAATTGCTTCCGAAGAGCGGATGCTGAATGCGTTGGATAGGGTTTAGAAACAATTCAGTCTTATCAGGCTATCAGACCACCACGTACAGTTATGACCCTTTAATTGGAGTAAGAAGTATTACTCCACCATCCGGAATCAGGGAAGTTTACCTTTATGATACAGCCGGCAGACTTAAAGAAGTCAGAGAACATAACAATACTGGAAAACTGTTAAAAGAGTTCAATTACCATTACAAAAACTAAGACGATGAAAAAGATTATCATTCCCGTAGGCATATTGCTGATAAGTCATTCAGCCCATGCACAGCTTACTCAGGGAGAAAACTATATTCAATCCAAAACTTATCTGGATTATAATGGAACTACACCTTCCAAAACCTCAGAAACCGTTCAGTATTTTGACGGCCTTGGAAGACCAAAACAAGTTGTTAATGTAAAATCCTCTCCACTTGGTAGGGATGTGGCTACCCATATTGAATATGACCCGTTTGGAAGACAGGTTAAAGATTATCTACCTGTTCCTCAGGGAGGAACTTTAAATGGAGCCCTAATTCCCAACCCATTATCCAATGCAGCAAATACCCCTTATGGTTCAGAAAAGATCTATTCAGAGAAAGTATTAGAAAACTCTCCGTTGAACAGACTTCAACAGCAGATTCAGGTAGGTAATGACTGGACTAATAAACCCGTAAAATTTGATTATGAAGCCAATGTTGATGGTGAAGTAAAAAAATATGTTGCCACTTTTGATTATTCAACCTTTAAATCCGAGATTAATGTATCAGGCAATTATGGAGGTGGTCAGTTATATAAAAATACCGTTACAGATGAAGATGGAAACAAAACCATTGAATTTAAAAATGGGAAAGGCCAGGTTTTACTGGTAAGAAAAGAAATAAATGCAACAGAAAAAGCTGATACTTATTATGTTTATAATAATTACGATCAGCTGGCTTTTGTAATTCCACCTTTAGCCTCTGTCTTGTCGGCAATAGATACCACTACATTAGATACCCTTTGTTATCAGTATAAATATGATGGGAAAAATCGCCTGGTAGAAAAGAAACTCCCGGGCAAAGGCTGGGAATTAATGGTATATGATAAATCAGACAGATTGGTTCTTTCTCAGGATGTTAATCTGAGAGCAAAAGGCCAATGGTTGTTTACCAAATACGATCAGTTTTCAAGACCCATTTATACAGGGATATTAGACAGTCCATCAGAACGTATTCAACAAGTGGGTGCCGTAGAAGGCCATGGAGCAAATAATGAAACAAGAAATACTTCGAGTTGGAATAATAGTGGGATGGATATTTTTTATTCCACAGATAAAGCTTATCCTACTACCAATTTTAAAGTACTAAGTGTCAATTATTATGATACCTATCCGGGGTATAGCTTTAACCCATCATTTCCATCATCTATTCAGGGTGAAGAAACTTTAAAAGAAACAGTATCTGCTGAAGGAAAAAGCACAAAAGGGCTTCCAGTGATGAGTTTGATAAAGAACATTGAAGATGATAACTGGACAAAGAATTATACCTATTACGATACCAAAGGAAGAGTGATAGGAACCCATTCCATCAATCACCTGGGCGGCTATACCAAAACAGAATCCAAGCTGGATTTTGCAGGAGTAGCTCAAACGGTTATCACCAAACATAAAAGGTTAGAAACAGATACTGAAAGGGTTATTACAGAAACCTTTGAATATGACCATCAGAACAGACTGCTCGTACATAAACACCAGGTAGATACCAACCCTGTGGAAATCCTTACTCAGAATACCTATAATGAACTTTCCCTGCTGGAAACTAAAAAAGTAGGCGGGATTGCAGTAGGATCTCCTCTTCAGCAAATGGATTATAAATACAATATCCGGGGCTGGCTGACCAAGATTAATGATCCTGCTAACCTGAATGGGAAATTATTTGGGTATGAAATAAAGTACAATAATCCATTAAACCCAACCAAATCACCAGGCCGATTTAATGGTAATATTGCAGAAGTAGACTGGAGAAATTCTTCGGAAGACGTTCTGAAAAGATATAATTATGAATATGATCCTCTGAACCGCTTAAGAAATGGCTTCTACTCGGAGCCTAATGCCACTAATCCTTCTAATGGTAATTTTGATGAATATCTTACCTATGATCTGAATGGGAATATCAATACTTTGAAAAGAAAAGCTATTCCTGTATCAGGAGGCACTTCTACTTTGGTAGATGATCTTGAATATAAATACACCGGAAACCGCTTAAATCAGGTGATAGAATCTGCCATGAATGATACAGGGTATGAAGGGGGAAATAATATCATTGATTATGATGCCAATGGGAATATGACCAATATGAATGATAAAGGAATCCAGAGTATCAGTTATAATTATCAGAATCTCCCTAGTATTTTCTCAATTTATCATGCTAATCCCATCATTAGCCAGCCGTTCAGTGCTAGTTTGGAATATTTATATCGTGCGGATGGAACCAAACTCAGAAAAACTTATTTAAGGACACCTCCAAGAGGAAGAGTCAGTACCAATATGACAGATTATCTGGATGGCTTTCAGTATTCATATTGGGATAGTGGAATATGCCCATCATGTCGTACAGAATTTGCTTTTGAAGAACAGGCTTATGGAAATCTTGGAAAAATATTTCCTGATTTGGGAGAAACTCCAACCTGGAAACTGGATTTTGTAGCTACAACAGAAGGCTTTTACAGTTTCATAGAAAACCGTTATATTTACCAATATAAAGATCACTTAGGAAATGCTAGGGTGAGCTTTGCCAAAGACAGCGCAGGCGCTCTTGAAGTTACAGATACAAACAATTATTACCCATTTGGATTAAACCATATCTTAGGAATGTTTGGGACTTCCAATTTTGGAGGATTATATAGCTACAAGTACAATGGCAAGGAATTGCAGGAGACTGGAATGTATGATTATGGAGCGAGGATGTATATGCCGGATTTAGGAAGATGGGGTGTGGTAGATCCGCTGGCGGAGAAAATGACAAGGCATAGTCCGTATAATTATGTATTCAATAATCCTGTAATGCATATTGATCCAGATGGCAAGGAACCAGATGTTCCTGGAGGACCTAAGCCTAGAGTTTTAGCTGTATTCTATCATGGAGGGCCTACTGGTGACGGTAAAATAAGAAGTAATACCAAAGATGCCGGAGGAGCTGGTACTAGATATAATGCTACGGCTTCTTATGCTAGATCATTGGGTATGGATTTTAAAGGAGCTATGATATCACCTGCATTAACACAAGGTGCAGGGGTTGAAACAGGAAAAGAATTTTTAGAAAAAAATTACCAAAAGGGAGATGTAGTTCTAGTATATGGTTATAGCTATGGTGGAGATAATGCCGTAAGTTTGGCTGAGGAAGTATCTAATGTTCCAATTGATACTATGATAATTGTTGATAGCTCGGATGGACCATTGAGAGGCTCAACTGTAAATACTTCTATTTCAGATAATGTGAATTCAGCATATGTTTTTTATCAAGAAAATAACTCTGGCGCATCAAGTTCATCAAGGGCTTCGGGCTCTTCTTCTGGTTCATCTAGCAATAGTAGTAATAGGAGTGATAGTGGGAGTAGTAATTCTCCAGGTTCAAGAGGATACAGACATACTTCTGAAGGAAAAGCAAAAGTTACAAATATAAAACTTAGTGGGACAAATTTAACACATGGGAATATCCAAACAAAAGCAGGTACTCATATTCAAACAGCAATAAATAAAAGATTAAATGAAGCAAACAATAGGTAAATTATTAATAATAGCCCTTGTTATAGTAAGTTTAGCAAGTGTATATTTTTTCATTTATTACTATAGTAGTCAAGATGTAAATGATGTAAAGGTTGAAGGCTACGTTTTAGATTCTAGTAATTCTCGACCTTTGAGAGATGTTAAAGTGACAGTCGTAAATGATAGATATGAAAGTAATAATGGACATAAAAATTATGATGAATATTTAGGCCAAGATAAAATACAATTAAGGACTGATGATAAGGGATATTATTCTACTATTTTGAAAAAGAGTGCTTATGTATATATATATATAGAAAAAGATGGTTATAAACCTATTGAAGAAAAAGGACAACATGCACAAAAATTAATTGTTTTTAAAACTAATATGGATAGAGTAAAGTAGGTTTGATGTTGAGAGTATTGGCATATAATAATTGTCTAATGTTCTCTGCTCACCTCGGTAATAAACAAATCTTTTCATATGACAGTATTTAAAAAAATAGTTATATCTACTAATTTGGAATGAATCATTTGAAATCTGGTAATGCATTTTTTGGACAGAGTACTTATAAGAACTACAAGTACAACGGAAAGGAGCTGCAGGAGACGGGAATGTATGATTACGGGGCGAGGATGTATATGCCGGATATTGGTAGATGGGGCGTTGTCGACCCATTAGCTGAGAAATATAGAAGGCATTAGCCGTATAACTATGTAGTTAATAATCCTTTAAGATTTATTGATCCGGACGGAATGCAAGTTTGGCCACCTGAAGGTGGAACCGACGGACAAACTTGGAGCGATAGTGATGGTAATTTTGTTAATCAAAATGGAACTTGGTATAAAGATGATGGTGCTTTGATGGGCTTTCTGTCAGGTTCCCGATATCAATCTGTAAATACAAAAAATACTGGTGGAACTCCAGGCTATGATGGAAAGACGATGCTTCCTGATTCCTCGTATGATTATACATATGATTTGATGCCGGGAAAACAAGCGGATGATGTAAATTACTGGAAGAACGGAGAAAGTGGAGTGATGGTTTCTAGAGTTTTAGAAACTACAGGCAGAGATGCTACCGCAGTAGAAAACAGGACTAATACTATTGAAGCTGTTACGATAGTAGTTACAACTCCTAGAGGAGGAGGAAGAGGAGCTAATAAATTGCAACCTAATAGTGATGCTGTCGGTCCTCATACTACATTTCAACGTGGGACAAATGGAAAGGTACATAAATATGAAACCTATGAGAAAACTAGTTCAGGACACTTTAACCCTAGTAAAAGGTATGATGGAGGTAAACCTGATGGGACTCCTGGTGCTCCACATATAAATAAAAAAACAGGGGAATCTATACCCACACCGCATGTACAAGGAAAAAATACTCCTGGAGGAGCTAGAGCGGCAGAACCACATGAAATCCCAAGATAAAAAAAGAAAATATGGAAATAATTAAATGGTTAGAAAATTGGTATAAACTTAACTGTGATGGAGATTGGGAACATTCTTATGGTGTTAAAATAGAAACCATAGATAATCCCGGATGGAGTGTTAAGATAGATTTAATAGAAACCTCGCTTGAAAATCTTTATGTTGAATATTCATTAATAGAAAGTTCGGAAACGGAATGGTATGGATATTCTATAAAAAATGGTACGTTTAATGCAGTTGGAGATTCTACAAAACTTTTATTTTTAATTGAACTTTTTAAAAAGATAACAGAAGAAAATAGTTAAACTCTCGTTCCCGCACGATTTTATCGTGTGGCAGATAAATAAAATCCTCGCATTTTGCGAGGGTTTTGTGTTATAA
Proteins encoded in this region:
- a CDS encoding DUF6443 domain-containing protein; amino-acid sequence: MKKIIIPVGILLISHSAHAQLTQGENYIQSKTYLDYNGTTPSKTSETVQYFDGLGRPKQVVNVKSSPLGRDVATHIEYDPFGRQVKDYLPVPQGGTLNGALIPNPLSNAANTPYGSEKIYSEKVLENSPLNRLQQQIQVGNDWTNKPVKFDYEANVDGEVKKYVATFDYSTFKSEINVSGNYGGGQLYKNTVTDEDGNKTIEFKNGKGQVLLVRKEINATEKADTYYVYNNYDQLAFVIPPLASVLSAIDTTTLDTLCYQYKYDGKNRLVEKKLPGKGWELMVYDKSDRLVLSQDVNLRAKGQWLFTKYDQFSRPIYTGILDSPSERIQQVGAVEGHGANNETRNTSSWNNSGMDIFYSTDKAYPTTNFKVLSVNYYDTYPGYSFNPSFPSSIQGEETLKETVSAEGKSTKGLPVMSLIKNIEDDNWTKNYTYYDTKGRVIGTHSINHLGGYTKTESKLDFAGVAQTVITKHKRLETDTERVITETFEYDHQNRLLVHKHQVDTNPVEILTQNTYNELSLLETKKVGGIAVGSPLQQMDYKYNIRGWLTKINDPANLNGKLFGYEIKYNNPLNPTKSPGRFNGNIAEVDWRNSSEDVLKRYNYEYDPLNRLRNGFYSEPNATNPSNGNFDEYLTYDLNGNINTLKRKAIPVSGGTSTLVDDLEYKYTGNRLNQVIESAMNDTGYEGGNNIIDYDANGNMTNMNDKGIQSISYNYQNLPSIFSIYHANPIISQPFSASLEYLYRADGTKLRKTYLRTPPRGRVSTNMTDYLDGFQYSYWDSGICPSCRTEFAFEEQAYGNLGKIFPDLGETPTWKLDFVATTEGFYSFIENRYIYQYKDHLGNARVSFAKDSAGALEVTDTNNYYPFGLNHILGMFGTSNFGGLYSYKYNGKELQETGMYDYGARMYMPDLGRWGVVDPLAEKMTRHSPYNYVFNNPVMHIDPDGKEPDVPGGPKPRVLAVFYHGGPTGDGKIRSNTKDAGGAGTRYNATASYARSLGMDFKGAMISPALTQGAGVETGKEFLEKNYQKGDVVLVYGYSYGGDNAVSLAEEVSNVPIDTMIIVDSSDGPLRGSTVNTSISDNVNSAYVFYQENNSGASSSSRASGSSSGSSSNSSNRSDSGSSNSPGSRGYRHTSEGKAKVTNIKLSGTNLTHGNIQTKAGTHIQTAINKRLNEANNR
- a CDS encoding immunity 53 family protein; translation: MEIIKWLENWYKLNCDGDWEHSYGVKIETIDNPGWSVKIDLIETSLENLYVEYSLIESSETEWYGYSIKNGTFNAVGDSTKLLFLIELFKKITEENS
- a CDS encoding RHS repeat-associated core domain-containing protein gives rise to the protein MNHLKSGNAFFGQSTYKNYKYNGKELQETGMYDYGARMYMPDIGRWGVVDPLAEKYRRH
- a CDS encoding polymorphic toxin type 24 domain-containing protein yields the protein MQVWPPEGGTDGQTWSDSDGNFVNQNGTWYKDDGALMGFLSGSRYQSVNTKNTGGTPGYDGKTMLPDSSYDYTYDLMPGKQADDVNYWKNGESGVMVSRVLETTGRDATAVENRTNTIEAVTIVVTTPRGGGRGANKLQPNSDAVGPHTTFQRGTNGKVHKYETYEKTSSGHFNPSKRYDGGKPDGTPGAPHINKKTGESIPTPHVQGKNTPGGARAAEPHEIPR